In a single window of the Chitinophagales bacterium genome:
- the glpK gene encoding glycerol kinase GlpK — MEQFILALDQGTTSSRAILYDLNFQIVSNSQKDIKQVYPRDGWVEHNPIEIWESQLICCKEVILNSKILPNQIKAMGITNQRETIVAWDKETGKPISNAIVWQDRRTAADCLKDQDSIGIEQNRIKTGLNLDAYFSAPKIRWILKNIPKALQLLKYDNLCVGTIDTWIIWNMTKGQSFVTDVSNASRTNLYNIQTLDWDSDLLDYYHIPRSILPHVKDSIGIIADVNYEIFGASIPIAGIAGDQQAALFGHRCFTKGMMKNTFGTGCFLLQHIGNEFKLSANQLLTTIAWKKGEELAYALEGSVFNAGSALKWLKENLNLFDEYTEADALANSIPSTDNVYVVPAFTGLGAPYWDMRARATILGLNRNTNKAHIIRATFESLAYQCRDIIDTLAKDSGVAIQSLQIDGGVSKSPFLRQFLADILQKNIIPSASEECTALGVAMMAAEGIGMTLDNINLNNSQIIQPKMTPDNANLLYAKWLEAIERSKSWA; from the coding sequence ATGGAGCAATTTATTTTAGCATTAGATCAAGGTACGACTTCTAGCAGAGCCATTTTGTATGACTTGAATTTTCAAATAGTTTCAAATTCGCAAAAAGATATTAAGCAAGTTTATCCAAGAGATGGCTGGGTTGAGCATAACCCTATTGAAATATGGGAAAGTCAATTAATATGTTGTAAAGAGGTTATTTTGAATTCAAAAATTCTTCCGAATCAAATTAAGGCAATGGGTATTACAAATCAGCGTGAGACAATTGTGGCTTGGGATAAGGAAACAGGTAAACCAATTAGCAATGCTATCGTATGGCAGGATAGACGCACGGCAGCAGATTGCTTGAAGGATCAGGATAGTATTGGAATAGAGCAGAATAGAATTAAAACAGGTTTAAATCTAGATGCTTATTTTTCTGCCCCTAAAATACGATGGATACTTAAGAATATCCCTAAAGCATTGCAACTATTAAAGTATGACAATCTGTGTGTAGGTACAATCGATACATGGATTATCTGGAATATGACCAAAGGTCAATCATTTGTTACAGATGTATCCAATGCATCCCGAACCAATTTATACAATATTCAGACCTTAGATTGGGATAGTGATTTATTGGATTATTATCATATCCCTCGATCTATCTTACCTCATGTGAAAGATAGTATAGGAATAATAGCAGATGTTAACTATGAGATTTTCGGCGCTAGCATTCCTATCGCAGGAATAGCTGGAGATCAGCAGGCTGCTTTATTTGGACATCGGTGTTTTACAAAAGGGATGATGAAAAATACCTTTGGGACAGGTTGTTTTTTGCTACAGCATATAGGAAATGAGTTTAAACTGTCGGCAAATCAGCTTTTAACTACTATTGCTTGGAAAAAAGGAGAAGAACTGGCGTATGCCTTAGAAGGAAGTGTATTTAATGCTGGTTCTGCTTTGAAATGGTTAAAAGAAAATTTAAATTTGTTTGACGAATATACGGAAGCTGATGCGTTAGCAAATTCAATACCTAGCACTGATAATGTTTATGTCGTTCCAGCTTTCACAGGCTTAGGTGCACCTTACTGGGATATGCGCGCACGTGCTACCATTTTAGGATTAAATAGAAATACCAATAAAGCTCACATAATCAGAGCTACCTTTGAATCACTTGCATACCAATGCAGAGATATAATAGATACACTGGCAAAGGATTCTGGCGTAGCTATTCAATCACTTCAAATAGATGGAGGTGTGAGTAAAAGTCCTTTTTTAAGACAATTTCTAGCGGATATTTTACAAAAGAACATAATACCAAGTGCTAGTGAAGAATGCACAGCTCTTGGGGTTGCCATGATGGCAGCAGAAGGAATTGGAATGACTTTAGACAATATAAATTTAAATAATTCTCAAATAATCCAACCGAAAATGACGCCTGATAACGCTAATTTGCTATATGCTAAGTGGTTGGAGGCTATTGAAAGAAGTAAGTCTTGGGCATGA